The following proteins are encoded in a genomic region of Micropterus dolomieu isolate WLL.071019.BEF.003 ecotype Adirondacks linkage group LG04, ASM2129224v1, whole genome shotgun sequence:
- the dcaf15 gene encoding DDB1- and CUL4-associated factor 15: MAPSSKSEKGDGKQKAQRKHKDHVVKLLMRGKLSGQFSQRLFRKLPPRVCVPLKNIVSEEFLRAGHIFLGFTKCGRYVLSYTSDCGEDDDFSFYTYHLYWWEFNLHSRLKQVHHVRLFAGEEIYSDLYLTVCEWPNDHSKIVIFGFNTRSSSSVLMNLMMSDENNRDIYITIASMPPPKPCSFCCPVPSATTIRTGSGECLEHGYVLNSRYQVVYPFPTFQPAFQLKKDQVILLNTSYSLVACGISLCPGKQSQSSQILYTKRAALSSPASTSFSSTSSASSSSLPQGSPESRLPPSRPAPIPSSPNQSQAAVRAREFAADLFRRAQGGGGGGGENEGQTERRTVDGAVKEAAQIPGDKGITVGTRIEEEEEDCRERREEETRTSLPQVSASGGSHSLPQRSEQVMSPSSSSPASPPTPSSCQEAGPCEPGYVNYSCLHFCLQQPGAAEQNTEGYEDDKVQLPFTVTDLKGRNLQLVTEPHNGQSVCVEQLTLDFEYLINEVIRSDAAWAPQFCSFSDYDVVILEVCPETNTVMINIGLLLLAFSNSDEEHCRPNTYHSNLQVSWDLNTGVCCTVGVGDLTEVKGQTSGSVWSSYRKSCVNTVMKWLVPESSSRYINRMTNEALHKGSSLQVLADSDRCTWIVL, from the exons ATGGCGCCCAGCTCGAAATCCGAAAAGGGTGATGGCAAACAGAaagctcaaagaaaacacaaagaccATGTCGTGAAGCTTCTCATGCGTGGGAAG CTGTCAGGACAGTTTTCTCAGCGCCTGTTCAGGAAGCTACCACCTCGAGTCTGTGTCCCATTAAAGAACATTGTCAGCGAGGAGTTCCTGAGAGCAGG GCATATCTTTCTTGGTTTCACCAAATGTGGCCGTTACGTTCTATCCTATACCAGCGACTGTGGGGAAGACGACGATTTCTCTTTTTACACCTACCATCTCTATTGGTGGGAGTTCAACCTGCACAGTAGACTCAAACAG GTGCATCATGTGCGTCTGTTTGCAGGAGAGGAAATCTACAGCGACCTCTAcctgactgtgtgtgagtggCCAAATGACCACTCCAAAATTGTCATCTTTGGCTTCAA TACGCGCAGTTCAAGCTCCGTTCTGATGAACTTAATGATGAGTGATGAAAACAATAGAGACATATACATCACCATCGCCTCCATGCCTCCTCCTAAGCCTTGCTCCTTCTGCTGCCCAGTTCCCTCAGCCACTACCATACgtacag GAAGCGGTGAGTGTCTGGAGCATGGCTATGTGCTCAACAGCAGGTACCAGGTGGTGTACCCGTTCCCGACTTTCCAGCCAGCTTTCCAGCTGAAGAAGGATCAGGTCATCCTGTTAAACACTAGCTACTCTCTAGTGGCCTGCGGCATCTCACTCTGTCCAG GTAAGCAGAGTCAGTCATCGCAGATCCTTTACACAAAGAGAGCAGCTCTGTCAAGTCCAGCCTCCACATCtttttcctccacctcctcggcctctTCTTCCTCGCTACCTCAGGGGTCTCCAGAAAGCCGACTGCCACCCAGTAGACCTGCTCCAATTCCCTCATCTCCTAACCAGTCCCAAGCAGCCGTGCGAGCCCGGGAGTTTGCAGCCGACCTCTTCAGGCGCGcccagggaggaggagggggggggggggaaaacgAAGGCCAGACAGAAAGGAGAACAGTTGATGGTGCTGTAAAAGAGGCAGCGCAGATACCAGGAGACAAAGGGATAACTGTAGGGACTCgcatagaggaggaggaggaggattgtagagagaggagggaggaggagacacGGACTAGTTTACCTCAAGTGTCAGCATCAGGCGGGAGTCACAGTTTGCCACAGCGCTCTGAACAAGTGATGTCTCCCTCTTCCTCATCACCTGCATCCCCTCCGACCCCGTCCTCATGCCAGGAGGCCGGGCCCTGCGAGCCTGGATATGTCAACTATTCATGCCTGCACTTCTGCCTCCAACAGCCAGGGGCAGCAGAACAGAATACAGAAG GTTATGAGGATGATAAAGTTCAGCTACCTTTCACAGTCACCGACCTTAAAGGACGGAACCTGCAGCTTGTCACCGAGCCACACAAtggacag agtgtgtgtgtggagcagttGACTCTGGATTTTGAGTATCTTATCAATGAGGTGATCAGGAGCGATGCTGCCTGGGCCCCTCAGTTCTGCTCCTTCAGCGACTATGATGTTGTGATATTAGAG GTGTGTCCTGAAACCAACACTGTGATGATCAACATTGGTCTGCTGTTACTGGCCTTCTCCAATTCGGATGAGGAGCACTGCAG GCCAAACACGTACCATTCCAACCTGCAGGTCAGCTGGGACCTGAACACAGGTGTGTGTTGCACCGTGGGTGTTGGTGACCttacagaggtcaaaggtcagaccAG TGGGAGTGTGTGGAGCTCTTACAGGAAGTCCTGTGTGAACACGGTGATGAAGTGGTTGGTGCCTGAGAGCAGCTCCCGCTACATTAACCGCATGACCAACGAAGCTCTACACAAAG GCTCGTCCCTGCAAGTGTTGGCAGATAGCGACCGATGTACCTGGATTGTATTGTGA
- the LOC123969250 gene encoding far upstream element-binding protein 2 isoform X2 yields the protein MDSPLSIEAQLAALSQQSVRGSTITEEYRVPDGMVGLIIGRGGEQINKIQQDSGCKVQIAHDSAGLSERSVSLTGSPDAVQRAKALIDDIVSRGHESTNGQSGSMQEMIIPAGKAGLIIGKGGETIKQLQERAGVKMILIQDGSQPPNIDKPLRIIGDPYKVQQAKEMVNEILRDRDHAGFGDRNEYGSRMGGGGGGGGGIDIAVPRHSVGVVIGRSGEMIKKIQSDAGVKIQFKPDDGTGPEKIAHIMGPPDQCQHAASIITDLLQSIRAREEGGQGGPPGPGSGMPPGGRGRGRGQGNWGPPGGEMTFSIPAHKCGLVIGRGGENVKSINQQTGAFVEISRQPPPNGDPNFKLFIIRGSPQQIDHAKQLIEEKIEAPLCPVGSGPGPGGPGGPMGPYNPNPYNPGPPGGAPHGAAPGGPQFCPQGWGNTYQQWQAPGPQDPNKAAADPNAAWAAYYAQYYGQQPGGAMASQAPGGAAVGAPGDQSQGAQASGGQPDYTKAWEEYYKKMGMTQPAAAAAPAPAAAAGWRRRSEAAAGGGGGAGGQQDYSAAWAEYYRQQAAYYGQGGQVPGQAAAPQQGQQAQ from the exons ATGGATTCCCCATTGT CTATTGAAGCTCAGCTGGCTGCCCTGTCCCAACAAAG TGTCAGGGGCTCCACAATAACAGAAGAGTACAGGGTGCCTGATGGCATGGTCGGTCTAA TCATTGGCCGAGGAGGTGAACAGATTAACAAAATACAGCAGGATTCTGGCTGCAAAGTCCAGATTGCTCATG ACAGTGCCGGCCTTTCAGAAAGAAGCGTTTCTCTGACAGGGTCACCAGATGCTGTACA GAGAGCCAAGGCACTTATAGATGACATAGTGTCAAGAGGTCACGAGTCGACCAATGGGCAGTCAGGTTCCATGCAGGAGATGATCATCCCTGCAGGCAAGGCCGGCCTTATTATAGGCAAAGGAGGAGAGACCATCAAACAGCTTCAG GAGCGGGCTGGAGTTAAAATGATTCTTATTCAAGACGGATCCCAACCACCCAACATTGATAAACCCCTGCGCATCATTGGAGATCCCTACAAAGTGCAG CAAGCAAAGGAGATGGTTAATGAGATTCTACGGGACAGGGATCATGCAGGTTTTGGAGACAGGAACGAATACGGCTCAaggatgggaggaggaggaggtggcggcGGCGGCATCGAT ATAGCTGTGCCCCGTCACTCTGTTGGAGTTGTGATTGGCCGAAGTGGGGAGATGATCAAGAAGATCCAGAGCGATGCTGGAGTGAAGATACAGTTTAAACCAG ATGACGGTACCGGTCCTGAGAAAATAGCCCATATTATGGGTCCACCAGACCAGTGTCAGCATGCTGCCTCAATCATTACTGACCTGCTACAGAGTATCCGTGCCCGAGAGGAGGGTGGGCAGGGG GGCCCCCCAGGTCCTGGTTCAGGGATGCCACCTGGTGGGCGAGGACGGGGTAGAGGCCAGGGGAACTGGGGTCCTCCGGGGGGAGAGATGACCTTCTCCATTCCTGCTCACAAATGTGGGCTCGTCAttggcagaggaggagagaatgTCAAGTCCATTAACCAACAGACTGGTGCATTTGTGGAGATATCTCGTCAGCCACCGCCAAACGGTGACCCAAACTTCAAACTGTTCATCATCCGAGGGTCCCCGCAGCAGATTGACCACGCAAAGCAGCTCATAGAAGAGAAGATTGAG GCTCCGTTGTGTCCAGTGGGAAGTGGTCCTGGTCCAGGAGGCCCAGGTGGTCCAATGGGTCCCTATAATCCCAACCCTTATAATCCAGGTCCTCCTGGTGGTGCTCCTCA TGGAGCCGCGCCTGGTGGCCCCCAGTTCTGTCCTCAAGGTTGGGGAAATACCTATCAGCAGTGGCAAGCCCCAGGTCCACAAGACCCCA ATAAGGCAGCAGCAGACCCGAACGCAGCATGGGCAGCCTACTATGCACAGTATTATGGCCAACAGCCAGGGGGAGCCATGGCATCCCAGGCTCCAGGAGGCGCCGCAGTGGGAGCACCAGGGGACCAGAGCCAAGGAGCTCAGGCCTCTGGGGGCCAGCCAGACTACACTAAAGCTTGGGAGGAATACTACAAGAAAATGGGCATGA cccagccagctgcagcggcAGCACCTgctccagctgcagcagcaggctggaggaggaggagcgaggcagcagcaggaggaggaggaggagctggaggccaGCAGGACTACAGCGCAGCCTGGGCTGAGTACTACAGACAGCAGGCTGCCTACTATGGACAGGGAGGGCAGGTGCCAGGACAGGCAGCTGCTCCACAGCAGGGACAACAG GCCCAGTAA
- the LOC123969250 gene encoding far upstream element-binding protein 2 isoform X1, translating into MSDYGALPTNGVGAGMKNDAFADAVQRARQIAAKIGGDGVPSVSNNGGAENYPFTAQKRSLEEADEPDAKKVASQNEMDSPLSIEAQLAALSQQSVRGSTITEEYRVPDGMVGLIIGRGGEQINKIQQDSGCKVQIAHDSAGLSERSVSLTGSPDAVQRAKALIDDIVSRGHESTNGQSGSMQEMIIPAGKAGLIIGKGGETIKQLQERAGVKMILIQDGSQPPNIDKPLRIIGDPYKVQQAKEMVNEILRDRDHAGFGDRNEYGSRMGGGGGGGGGIDIAVPRHSVGVVIGRSGEMIKKIQSDAGVKIQFKPDDGTGPEKIAHIMGPPDQCQHAASIITDLLQSIRAREEGGQGGPPGPGSGMPPGGRGRGRGQGNWGPPGGEMTFSIPAHKCGLVIGRGGENVKSINQQTGAFVEISRQPPPNGDPNFKLFIIRGSPQQIDHAKQLIEEKIEAPLCPVGSGPGPGGPGGPMGPYNPNPYNPGPPGGAPHGAAPGGPQFCPQGWGNTYQQWQAPGPQDPNKAAADPNAAWAAYYAQYYGQQPGGAMASQAPGGAAVGAPGDQSQGAQASGGQPDYTKAWEEYYKKMGMTQPAAAAAPAPAAAAGWRRRSEAAAGGGGGAGGQQDYSAAWAEYYRQQAAYYGQGGQVPGQAAAPQQGQQAQ; encoded by the exons ATGTCTGATTACGGCGCTCTGCCGACTAATGGAGTCGGCGCGGGAATGAAAAACGACGCTTTTGCAGATGCTGTACAACGGGCCAGACAG ATTGCAGCTAAAATTGGTGGAGACGGCGTTCCTTCAGTGAGCAACAACGGAGGAGCTGAGAACTATCCATTCACAGCACAGAAACGATCCCTGGAAGAAGCGG ATGAACCTGATGCCAAGAAGGTAGCATCACAGAACGAAATGGATTCCCCATTGT CTATTGAAGCTCAGCTGGCTGCCCTGTCCCAACAAAG TGTCAGGGGCTCCACAATAACAGAAGAGTACAGGGTGCCTGATGGCATGGTCGGTCTAA TCATTGGCCGAGGAGGTGAACAGATTAACAAAATACAGCAGGATTCTGGCTGCAAAGTCCAGATTGCTCATG ACAGTGCCGGCCTTTCAGAAAGAAGCGTTTCTCTGACAGGGTCACCAGATGCTGTACA GAGAGCCAAGGCACTTATAGATGACATAGTGTCAAGAGGTCACGAGTCGACCAATGGGCAGTCAGGTTCCATGCAGGAGATGATCATCCCTGCAGGCAAGGCCGGCCTTATTATAGGCAAAGGAGGAGAGACCATCAAACAGCTTCAG GAGCGGGCTGGAGTTAAAATGATTCTTATTCAAGACGGATCCCAACCACCCAACATTGATAAACCCCTGCGCATCATTGGAGATCCCTACAAAGTGCAG CAAGCAAAGGAGATGGTTAATGAGATTCTACGGGACAGGGATCATGCAGGTTTTGGAGACAGGAACGAATACGGCTCAaggatgggaggaggaggaggtggcggcGGCGGCATCGAT ATAGCTGTGCCCCGTCACTCTGTTGGAGTTGTGATTGGCCGAAGTGGGGAGATGATCAAGAAGATCCAGAGCGATGCTGGAGTGAAGATACAGTTTAAACCAG ATGACGGTACCGGTCCTGAGAAAATAGCCCATATTATGGGTCCACCAGACCAGTGTCAGCATGCTGCCTCAATCATTACTGACCTGCTACAGAGTATCCGTGCCCGAGAGGAGGGTGGGCAGGGG GGCCCCCCAGGTCCTGGTTCAGGGATGCCACCTGGTGGGCGAGGACGGGGTAGAGGCCAGGGGAACTGGGGTCCTCCGGGGGGAGAGATGACCTTCTCCATTCCTGCTCACAAATGTGGGCTCGTCAttggcagaggaggagagaatgTCAAGTCCATTAACCAACAGACTGGTGCATTTGTGGAGATATCTCGTCAGCCACCGCCAAACGGTGACCCAAACTTCAAACTGTTCATCATCCGAGGGTCCCCGCAGCAGATTGACCACGCAAAGCAGCTCATAGAAGAGAAGATTGAG GCTCCGTTGTGTCCAGTGGGAAGTGGTCCTGGTCCAGGAGGCCCAGGTGGTCCAATGGGTCCCTATAATCCCAACCCTTATAATCCAGGTCCTCCTGGTGGTGCTCCTCA TGGAGCCGCGCCTGGTGGCCCCCAGTTCTGTCCTCAAGGTTGGGGAAATACCTATCAGCAGTGGCAAGCCCCAGGTCCACAAGACCCCA ATAAGGCAGCAGCAGACCCGAACGCAGCATGGGCAGCCTACTATGCACAGTATTATGGCCAACAGCCAGGGGGAGCCATGGCATCCCAGGCTCCAGGAGGCGCCGCAGTGGGAGCACCAGGGGACCAGAGCCAAGGAGCTCAGGCCTCTGGGGGCCAGCCAGACTACACTAAAGCTTGGGAGGAATACTACAAGAAAATGGGCATGA cccagccagctgcagcggcAGCACCTgctccagctgcagcagcaggctggaggaggaggagcgaggcagcagcaggaggaggaggaggagctggaggccaGCAGGACTACAGCGCAGCCTGGGCTGAGTACTACAGACAGCAGGCTGCCTACTATGGACAGGGAGGGCAGGTGCCAGGACAGGCAGCTGCTCCACAGCAGGGACAACAG GCCCAGTAA